Part of the Faecalibacterium duncaniae genome, TGCTGTTGGTGCAGCTGGTGTTCGCATAACAGAAACGGGAGGTGCCGGTGGGGCATCTCCCGTTTGTTTCAATGATAGAATGTATCAAAATTGATCTGCCGGTAGAACCGCTGCTGGAGCTGGTCAAAGTTCTCGCAGTTCTGGGCCAGCAGCCACATGACCTTGGTGACAACAGCCTCAATGGTCATATCGTGGGCCTCCAGGAAGCGGAAGCGGTTCTTGACCCGCTTGCCCACCTCGTAAATGCCCACATCGCTGCCCTCATAAGTGACCTGCGTGGTCAGGATCAGGATCTTGTGGGTCTTGTCGTAATCGCCCAGCTCCTCGGCAAAGGCATCCATGAGCCGCTGGGGAATGCCGCCCACGCCAAAGCTTTCCACAATGACGCAGTCATATTGTTGAAAAATGGCCGGGATAAGTTCCGGTCCAAGGCCGGGAGTCAGCTTGAGCAGGAACACTTTGGGGTTCAGCGCCCGGCCAAACTCCACAGGGCCGGTGGGCCAAGGCGAAGCCACATACCGCACCAGCCGGTCGCCCTGCACCAGCGCCAGCGCCGGGAAGTTGACCGACGCAAAGGCATCGTAGC contains:
- a CDS encoding asparaginase — protein: MSKQRLLFITTGGTIASVRTAQGLKPVLTSEELLAHLPELQQLCCPETLNLCSIDSTDLGPEHWLMMAKAVQENYALYDGFIICHGTDTLAYSAAALSYLIQNADKPIILTGAQQPISNEITDAKKNLRDSVICALDPGSRGVMVVFGGHVIAGTRAKKNKTISYDAFASVNFPALALVQGDRLVRYVASPWPTGPVEFGRALNPKVFLLKLTPGLGPELIPAIFQQYDCVIVESFGVGGIPQRLMDAFAEELGDYDKTHKILILTTQVTYEGSDVGIYEVGKRVKNRFRFLEAHDMTIEAVVTKVMWLLAQNCENFDQLQQRFYRQINFDTFYH